One part of the Eubalaena glacialis isolate mEubGla1 chromosome 19, mEubGla1.1.hap2.+ XY, whole genome shotgun sequence genome encodes these proteins:
- the LRRC3C gene encoding LOW QUALITY PROTEIN: leucine-rich repeat-containing protein 3C (The sequence of the model RefSeq protein was modified relative to this genomic sequence to represent the inferred CDS: substituted 1 base at 1 genomic stop codon) yields MLAVGMEFSXLILHLWGFFFPRSCSTPGLCQSVAMLPPAGHLLSLLLVIGTGGTVPSPRLAPQGCYVAEEAGERTFRCSRAGLRAVPTGIPNDTRKLYLDANRLASVPAGAFQHLPVLEELDLSHNVLAHLSGAAFQGLAGTLRHLDLSANRLASVPVEAFVGLQIQVNLSANPWRCDCALQEVLRRVRLAPGTGTGIVCGPGARSDLVGQEFLPLVGEEELCGTGRGGARHSTDVALLVTMGGWLVLVVAYLAQYVWQNRDETRRPLKRAPALPERSEDSSTLSTVV; encoded by the coding sequence ATGCTGGCCGTGGGAATGGAATTCTCTTAACTCATTCTTCATTTATGGGGCTTTTTCTTCCCCAGATCCTGCTCCACTCCAGGACTATGCCAATCTGTGGCCATGCTCCCACCAGCTGGTCACCTCCTGTCCCTGCTGCTGGTGATAGGCACAGGGGGTACAGTGCCCAGCCCCCGGCTGGCTCCCCAGGGCTGCTACGTGGCAGAAGAAGCTGGGGAGCGGACGTTCCGCTGCAGCCGGGCAGGCCTGAGGGCTGTGCCCACCGGCATCCCTAACGACACCCGCAAGCTCTACCTGGATGCCAACCGGCTGGCGTCCGTGCCGGCTGGGGCCTTCCAGCACCTGCCTGTCCTGGAGGAGCTGGATCTATCCCATAATGTCCttgcccacctctcaggggccGCTTTCCAGGGCCTGGCGGGCACGTTGCGCCACCTCGACCTCTCTGCCAACCGGCTGGCCTCGGTGCCCGTGGAGGCCTTTGTGGGGCTGCAGATCCAAGTGAACCTGTCTGCCAACCCGTGGCGCTGCGACTGTGCCCTCCAGGAGGTGCTCCGGCGGGTGAGGCTGGCACCGGGCACTGGGACGGGCATCGTCTGCGGCCCAGGAGCCCGATCAGACCTCGTGGGGCAGGAGTTCCTGCCGCTGGTCGGGGAGGAAGAGCTGTGTGgcacggggcggggcggggcccggcACAGCACCGACGTGGCCCTGCTGGTCACCATGGGGGGCTGGCTGGTGCTGGTGGTGGCTTATCTGGCCCAGTACGTGTGGCAGAACCGGGATGAGACCCGACGTCCCCTCAAGCGGGCCCCCGCGTTGCCTGAGCGCTCTGAGGACTCCTCTACCCTCAGCACGGTGGTCTGA